The segment CAAGCAAGCATGGCCAGATGAAAATTCTGTATCCTATGATTTCCTCCGTGGATGAGCTGAAGCAGGCCAATGCCGTGCTGAAGCAGTGCATGGAAGAGCTAGACGGAAGAGGCATTCCGTATGATCGGGATATTGAGGCGGGCATTATGATCGAGGTGCCGGCGGCGGCCATGATTGCCGATATGCTGGCCAAGGAATGCGATTTCTTCAGCATTGGCACCAATGATCTGGTGCAGTACGTACTGGCTGTGGACCGGATGAATGAGCAGATTGCATCCATGTACCAGCCGTTTCATCCGGCTGTGCTGCGCATGCTGCGCACAACAGTGGACGCGGCGAAGGAAGCGGGTATTCCGGTCAGCGTCTGCGGAGAGCTGGCTGGGGATGAACGGGCCATTCCGTTATGGCTGGAGCTGGGTGTCAATCAGCTCAGTATGTCTCCGCTGTCCCTGCTTCGGGTGAAGCACCGCATCCTGAATACGGCTGCCGCATCAGCTCAGCAGGAAGCCAAAGCCTGCTTTACGCTGAGCTCCAGTACAGATATCGAGGATCGCCTCAGCCGGTTTGCGCTGGCTCAGCCTTCATAAATTTCATAGGCATACAAGCAACAGGCCTGTCCCGAATTTCTCGGGACAGGCCTGTTGCGGCTGAAGTGCACTCAGACTTTGGCCAGCGCATCGCAGAAGGCTTGGCCGTATGGAGGCAGGTCGGCTGGCCGGCGCGCAGAAACGATATGTCCGTCCGTGATGACCGGCTCATCCACCCACGTTGCTCCGGCGTTCTCCATATCATCGCGAATACCGGGAGTCGACGTTACAGTAACCCCCTGTAATATTTTGGCGGAGATCAGCACCCAGCCAGCGTGGCAGATCTGACCGATCGGCTTGCGGTCGGTATCCATCTGGCGTACCAGCTGAAGCACCTGATCATAGCGGCGAAGCTTGTCCGGCGCCCATCCGCCTGGCACCAGAATGCCGTCATAATCCTTGCTGTCGAGCTCGTCAAAAGCGTATTCTGCCGTTGCCGGCACACCGTATTTGCCGATATAGGTCTTTCCTTTCTCCAATCCGGCAAGATGCACCTCTGCACCTTCCTCCCGAACTCTGTACACGGGATACCACAACTCCAGATCTTCAAATTCTTCATCGAGCAGTGCAATCACTTTTTTACCGGTCAATCTCATTACAGCAGGTCTCCTTTCAAGATCTCAGGGTTTTAGATTCAACGTCTCATTCTTTAACAGACTCTATAAGTATAACAAACTAAATCGGACCCTTAAAATCAGGGATGGTAAATAAAGCATAATTTGATTTATTCAAGGATTCTGAAAGGATTTTTGTTATGATAGTAGAATAGTACTATGAGAATAAGGACCCGGTAACGACATTCATGACGGAATCAGAGGTGGCCCCATTGTTGAAGAAATGTACTTGTGGACAAATGATGGAATTAAACCTGAGAACACTGTTTTTCTCCAAAAAAGAAAGTATTACTCACGTTCCCGTGAATGTTTGCGAGGATTGCGGAGTCTATGAGCTCTTGCCGTGCATCAAGCAGGAGGTTGTCAATTACGTGACCTCAGTGAAAGCAGGGCAAAGCGGCGGTGAAATCTCGCTGACGGACCTTTATGAGCCGGCTGCCCTGCTGAAAGAGATTCTCTCAGGACCTCTGGAAGACAGCTTCCAGCTGCCCGAGAAATGCAAGGATCTGATCGGGGAACATATTAATATGCTTCTGGACCTATACCGATTCGCCAAAAGCGAGGGCGATGGTGACTGGATGGCAGACATCAACGAACGCCTGGAGGCTATGACGGTCTTTCTGAAGTCGATTCAGCCGTCTTCAGATATTTACGCGAGCTGATTTGTCGCATGGTGTCGAGTTTGTTGGATTTTTCACGATCGTTTTGTTAGGATATAGAGTAGGAACTTCAAAATATGGAGGGAAGGTATATCCGATGGCGACGATGACAAAAATGACTTCAAGAGATCAACTGCAGGCTGCGATAGAGCGTACCTCCGACCGGGCGCTGCTTCTGTTCAAGCACAGTACCCGCTGCCCGATCAGTGCAGCTGCTTACGATCAGGTTCTGGCCTATTTGAAAGGGGAGCCTCAGGAAGGCTTTGAATACATGATGATTGATGTGATTGCTGACCGGGCGGTGTCGAATGAAGCGGCGGAGAGACTGGGCGTGAGACATGAATCGCCGCAGGTGATTGTGGTTCAAGACGGCCAGCCGGTATGGCATACATCGCACTATCAAATCACGGCAGGCGAGCTGGACAGCAAGCTGAAGAGCCTGTAATGTAAGGGCTTGACATTGCACAAAGCCGTATTTTGTCGTATCATAAATGTAATTATTAG is part of the Paenibacillus algicola genome and harbors:
- a CDS encoding type 1 glutamine amidotransferase domain-containing protein, with protein sequence MRLTGKKVIALLDEEFEDLELWYPVYRVREEGAEVHLAGLEKGKTYIGKYGVPATAEYAFDELDSKDYDGILVPGGWAPDKLRRYDQVLQLVRQMDTDRKPIGQICHAGWVLISAKILQGVTVTSTPGIRDDMENAGATWVDEPVITDGHIVSARRPADLPPYGQAFCDALAKV
- the ytxJ gene encoding bacillithiol system redox-active protein YtxJ, which translates into the protein MATMTKMTSRDQLQAAIERTSDRALLLFKHSTRCPISAAAYDQVLAYLKGEPQEGFEYMMIDVIADRAVSNEAAERLGVRHESPQVIVVQDGQPVWHTSHYQITAGELDSKLKSL